In Eubalaena glacialis isolate mEubGla1 chromosome 4, mEubGla1.1.hap2.+ XY, whole genome shotgun sequence, one DNA window encodes the following:
- the SPC24 gene encoding kinetochore protein Spc24 isoform X2: protein MAAFRDMEEVSQGLLSLLGANRAEAQQRRLLRRHEQVVERLLETQDGAEQRLREVLTAEKEVAQSLLNAKEQAHQGGVELQQLEAELQRASEEDARLKASLLQLSRELEELKEIEADLERQEREVDEDTTVTIPSAV, encoded by the exons ATGGCGGCCTTCCGCGACATGGAGGAGGTGAGCCAGGGGCTGCTGAGCCTGCTGGGTGCCAACCGCGCCGAGGCGCAGCAACGGCGGCTGCTGAGGCGCCACGAGCAGGTGGTGGAGCGGCTGCTGGAGACGCAAGACGGTGCCGAACAGCGGCTGCGAG AGGTCCTCACTGCGGAGAAGGAGGTGGCCCAGAGCCTCCTCAACGCGAAGGAGCAGGCACACCAGGGCGGCGTTGAGTTGCAGCAGCTTGAAGCCGAGCTTCAGAGGGCCAGCGAGGAAGACGCCCGTCTGAAGGCCAGCCTCCT TCAGCTCAGCAGAGAGCTGGAGGAGCTCAAGGAGATCGAGGCTGATCTCGAAAGACAAGAGAGGGAGGTTGACGAAGACACGACAGTCACCATCCCTTCAGCCGTGTAG
- the SPC24 gene encoding kinetochore protein Spc24 isoform X1, translated as MAAFRDMEEVSQGLLSLLGANRAEAQQRRLLRRHEQVVERLLETQDGAEQRLREVLTAEKEVAQSLLNAKEQAHQGGVELQQLEAELQRASEEDARLKASLLYPFLCLSRELEELKEIEADLERQEREVDEDTTVTIPSAVYVAQLYRRISKIEWDYECEPGMIKGIHHGPSVAQPIHLESTQLSKKFISDYLWSLVDTEW; from the exons ATGGCGGCCTTCCGCGACATGGAGGAGGTGAGCCAGGGGCTGCTGAGCCTGCTGGGTGCCAACCGCGCCGAGGCGCAGCAACGGCGGCTGCTGAGGCGCCACGAGCAGGTGGTGGAGCGGCTGCTGGAGACGCAAGACGGTGCCGAACAGCGGCTGCGAG AGGTCCTCACTGCGGAGAAGGAGGTGGCCCAGAGCCTCCTCAACGCGAAGGAGCAGGCACACCAGGGCGGCGTTGAGTTGCAGCAGCTTGAAGCCGAGCTTCAGAGGGCCAGCGAGGAAGACGCCCGTCTGAAGGCCAGCCTCCTATATCCTTTCCTGTGT CTCAGCAGAGAGCTGGAGGAGCTCAAGGAGATCGAGGCTGATCTCGAAAGACAAGAGAGGGAGGTTGACGAAGACACGACAGTCACCATCCCTTCAGCCGT GTATGTGGCTCAACTTTATCGCCGAATTAGTAAAATTGAGTGGGATTATGAATGTGAGCCGGGGATGATCAAAGGCA TCCATCATGGCCCCAGCGTTGCTCAGCCCATCCACCTGGAGAGCACCCAGCTCTCCAAGAAATTCATCAGCGACTATCTCTGGAGCTTGGTGGACACGGAGTGGTAG